Proteins encoded by one window of Streptomyces clavuligerus:
- a CDS encoding response regulator transcription factor, whose protein sequence is MPQVLLIEDDVSVRDGMELVLRRHGYGVDTAATGEEALALLAGPAGTAVELAVLDLMLPGIDGFEVCRRLRATGSTVPVIMLTARGDDDDIVYGLGAGADDYVVKPVTAPVLEARIRAALRRAEPVRSARGENHAGLVIDRAGLTVTKHGAAVALPPTELRLLLELSASPGRVFSREQLLQSVWEHDFLGDSRLVDAAVGRLRAKVEDRPAQPRWIQTVRGFGYRFGPL, encoded by the coding sequence ATGCCCCAGGTACTGCTGATCGAGGATGACGTGTCCGTGCGCGACGGCATGGAGCTGGTCCTGCGCAGGCACGGCTACGGCGTCGACACGGCCGCCACCGGTGAGGAGGCCCTCGCCCTGCTGGCCGGACCGGCGGGCACGGCCGTCGAACTGGCCGTGCTCGATCTCATGCTCCCCGGCATCGACGGCTTCGAGGTCTGCCGCAGGCTGCGCGCCACCGGCTCCACCGTGCCGGTGATCATGCTCACCGCGCGCGGCGACGACGACGACATCGTGTACGGACTGGGGGCGGGCGCCGACGACTACGTGGTCAAACCGGTGACCGCGCCGGTCCTGGAGGCCCGCATCCGCGCGGCGCTGCGGCGGGCCGAGCCGGTGCGGTCGGCCCGGGGCGAGAACCACGCGGGACTGGTCATCGACCGGGCGGGCCTCACCGTCACCAAACACGGCGCCGCCGTCGCCCTGCCCCCCACCGAGCTGCGGCTGCTGCTGGAGCTCTCGGCCTCCCCGGGCCGGGTCTTCAGCCGGGAGCAACTGCTCCAGTCCGTGTGGGAACACGACTTCCTCGGGGACTCACGGTTGGTGGACGCGGCCGTCGGCCGACTCCGCGCCAAGGTCGAGGACCGGCCCGCGCA